Proteins from a single region of Dehalococcoidales bacterium:
- a CDS encoding adenylate kinase: protein MYIVILGAPGAGKGTQAAVVAEKLKAAHIATGDMFREAQEQETELARQAVSYMEKGQLVPDEITIRMVLERIAAPDCVNGVVFDGFPRNLKQAEALDEALVEQGKTVDKVVYIKVPETELLERLSGRWICRQCQTPYHALNSPPKTPGKCDRCGGELYQRADDTVETVKERLKVYFAQTAPLIDYYTRAGKLLEVDGEGGVDEVGERILALIGGSLIGQRSQG from the coding sequence GTGTACATAGTTATCCTGGGTGCGCCCGGGGCAGGTAAAGGAACGCAGGCAGCCGTAGTAGCAGAGAAGCTGAAAGCAGCCCACATTGCTACCGGCGATATGTTTCGTGAGGCGCAAGAGCAGGAAACGGAGCTGGCCAGACAGGCCGTGTCCTACATGGAGAAAGGGCAACTGGTGCCGGACGAAATTACCATAAGGATGGTCCTGGAGCGAATAGCGGCCCCGGACTGTGTGAACGGGGTGGTCTTTGACGGCTTTCCCAGAAATCTGAAACAGGCTGAGGCGCTGGACGAAGCGCTGGTGGAACAGGGGAAAACAGTGGACAAGGTGGTGTATATCAAGGTGCCCGAGACAGAGTTGCTGGAGCGGCTCAGCGGGCGCTGGATATGCCGCCAGTGCCAGACCCCGTATCACGCGCTTAATTCGCCGCCGAAGACGCCGGGCAAGTGTGACCGGTGCGGTGGTGAACTCTACCAGCGTGCCGATGATACCGTTGAGACGGTCAAGGAGCGATTGAAGGTGTATTTCGCCCAGACGGCACCCTTGATTGACTACTATACCCGGGCGGGTAAGCTGCTTGAGGTAGACGGCGAAGGTGGAGTGGATGAGGTCGGGGAGAGGATACTGGCATTGATTGGCGGAAGCCTTATCGGTCAACGGAGCCAGGGATGA
- the map gene encoding type I methionyl aminopeptidase, giving the protein MSIIIKSDQEIAVMREAGRIVANVLDVLKSRVKPGMCTRELDVIAAEEVEKLGGKPSFKGYHGYPATVCVSVNDEIVHGIPGERVLNEGDIVSLDFGTIYQGYQGDAAITVGVGRISPEAERLLEATEGALRAGIAAARPKARLGDISAAIEEYAESRRYSVVREYTGHGIGHDMHEDPQVPNCTVTTFGVRPGVGPELVKGMTLALEPMLNIGGWATKRDNDGWTVRTRDGSLSAHFENTIAITDGEPEVLTKL; this is encoded by the coding sequence ATGAGTATTATCATTAAATCCGACCAGGAGATTGCGGTAATGCGCGAGGCCGGTAGGATTGTAGCGAATGTGCTGGATGTGCTGAAGTCGCGAGTGAAGCCGGGAATGTGTACCAGGGAACTGGACGTCATTGCTGCCGAGGAAGTGGAGAAGCTTGGTGGGAAACCATCCTTCAAAGGGTACCATGGATATCCTGCCACAGTCTGTGTATCAGTGAATGACGAGATAGTGCATGGAATTCCGGGGGAAAGGGTCCTCAATGAGGGTGACATAGTGTCTCTGGACTTCGGGACAATCTATCAGGGTTACCAGGGGGATGCCGCGATAACCGTGGGAGTAGGCAGAATCTCCCCCGAGGCGGAACGGCTCCTGGAGGCCACAGAGGGCGCCCTGCGAGCCGGTATTGCCGCTGCCCGTCCGAAGGCGAGGCTGGGAGACATTTCGGCGGCCATCGAGGAGTATGCTGAATCAAGGAGATATTCGGTGGTGCGGGAATATACCGGTCACGGGATTGGGCATGACATGCATGAAGACCCACAGGTGCCCAATTGCACCGTGACGACATTCGGTGTCAGACCGGGAGTCGGCCCGGAACTGGTGAAGGGAATGACCCTGGCGCTCGAACCGATGCTCAACATCGGCGGGTGGGCTACGAAGCGGGATAATGATGGCTGGACAGTACGTACCAGGGATGGCAGTCTCTCGGCGCACTTCGAGAATACCATCGCCATCACTGACGGTGAGCCTGAGGTGCTCACGAAGTTATAG
- the infA gene encoding translation initiation factor IF-1, with amino-acid sequence MPKKETIEVEGVVTEALPNAMFRVELPNGHKVLAHISGRLRVHYIRVLPGDRVLIELSPYDLTRGRITYRLK; translated from the coding sequence ATGCCCAAGAAGGAAACTATTGAGGTAGAGGGGGTGGTAACCGAGGCTTTACCCAACGCCATGTTTCGCGTTGAACTGCCTAACGGGCACAAAGTGTTGGCGCACATCTCCGGGAGGCTAAGAGTGCACTACATCAGAGTGCTGCCCGGGGACAGGGTATTGATAGAGTTATCCCCGTATGACTTGACGCGCGGTAGGATTACCTACCGACTAAAGTAG
- the rpmJ gene encoding 50S ribosomal protein L36 — MKVRASVKVRCEKCKVIRRRGVVRVICSKPSHKQRQG, encoded by the coding sequence ATGAAGGTCAGAGCTTCAGTAAAAGTCAGATGTGAGAAGTGCAAGGTGATAAGGCGGCGGGGCGTGGTCAGGGTAATTTGTTCCAAACCCAGTCACAAGCAGAGACAGGGCTAG